A DNA window from Augochlora pura isolate Apur16 chromosome 9, APUR_v2.2.1, whole genome shotgun sequence contains the following coding sequences:
- the Ush gene encoding zinc finger protein ush isoform X2 translates to MSRRKQSNPKPLKREDEEWSDSERTPSVSSGVEGGGSAVSSPVAPVVEEESSLPPPPRLNHPSSVSVSIANSTAADDIRLRLSVLSEDARKRLASLTEDIEVTRSLRDRHATSKPNQTRESSPKDADEEAMVVVKEEDCQPRSASSSSSSIRRRDSVCRRDSEDSSRRSNADDPPSEKKLKLDDEGTPRLRLNASLATDPALRPAAVAALTVKPENTSPPNPVPPLPAGLQNAIASGRLYVLPTDGKETITVEPARPAPLICPPCGIRFSSASTLEAHRTYYCAHRPRLEEEATNDEDEEKSSKFEVRKAYACPHCSYSADKKVSLNRHMRMHAASPAPSTVQPAPPTVAVAAAAAAAAAAVAAAAAAAVAPTAGAATTANGSLNEEAERYCRNCDIKFSSLKTYRAHKTHYCSTRHVVKDTPPASAASSSVKASPPTSASPGDSPPPQPCLALPTNPILIVPYSLFRGASVLAAPTLPAPDTACFLLPNGHLQPMTRGLAATAPNTVVEPPPVLRAANKPTTPASVVASSTSPPGSVPLDLSVRKSPAHQDEKENRVSPAPSSLPPPPGSPRSRGSGSPRARSIASTPTTVGTVPPPPPTELALRLAELPPPTVPGVLVKQGVSRCKECNIVFCRHENFVAHKKHYCQARETTVSNSPPPPGTPSPPLVQLICAACGIKFASMDNLVAHQAFYCPKRPEPQEHHSRCTKCKAVIEPGSTHACNSGTTGGWRCPVCGAVSPTAGAAQRHMDAHQGVKAFRCTICRYKGNTLRGMRTHIKMHFEKRGTDLQEENYITCVLDDETVLPTPEPAPATTPEDIPAEVQVNGKTEIRKSSPQPPPPPPPPTVTNKVKQEREDTPPPEESLDPNKSGPRYCRSCDISFNYLSTFIAHKKFYCSSHAGEASNNNNNNNNNNNSSSHATPPPSGRTEASVL, encoded by the exons GGGAGGACGAGGAATGGAGCGACTCGGAGAGGACACCGTCGGTGAGCAGCGGCGTGGAGGGTGGAGGATCGGCAGTTTCCAGCCCGGTCGCGCCGGTCGTCGAGGAAGAATCGAGCCTTCCACCTCCGCCGAGACTGAACCACCCTTCCTCGGTCTCGGTCTCGATCGCGAATTCGACCGCCGCCGACGATATCAGACTGAGGCTCAGCGTGCTCTCTGAAGACGCTCGAAAGCGGCTGGCTAGTCTTACCGAAGATATCGAG GTTACCAGAAGCCTGAGAGATCGACATGCTACCTCGAAGCCGAATCAGACCCGGGAGTCGAGTCCCAAAGACGCGGACGAGGAGGCGATGGTCGTGGTCAAGGAGGAGGACTGTCAACCGAGGTCcgcgtcgtcctcgtcgtcctcgATCCGGCGGAGAGACTCCGTTTGCCGGAGGGACTCGGAGGACTCCTCGAGACGATCGAACGCGGACGATCCGCCTTCGGAGAAGAAGCTGAAGCTCGACGACGAAGGAACACCAAGACTGAGACTAAATGCTAGTCTGGCGACGGATCCCGCCCTTCGACccgccgccgttgccgcgCTCACCGTCAAACCGGAGAATACCTCGCCGCCAAACCCCGTCCCACCTTTACCTGCCGGCTTGCAAAACG CAATCGCCTCGGGTCGGCTGTACGTGCTGCCAACGGACGGCAAAGAGACGATCACGGTGGAGCCAGCCAGGCCAGCACCCCTGATCTGTCCACCCTGCGGCATCCGCTTCAGTTCGGCTAGCACCCTCGAAGCTCATCGCACCTACTACTGCGCGCATCGTCCTCGCCTCGAGGAGGAGGCGACgaacgacgaggacgaggagaaGTCGAGCAAGTTCGAGGTCAGGAAGGCGTACGCGTGCCCGCACTGCTCGTACAGCGCCGACAAGAAAGTCTCTCTGAACAGACACATGAGGATGCACGCGGCCTCGCCGGCGCCGTCCACGGTACAACCAGCCCCCCCGACCGTGgccgttgccgccgccgccgcagccgccgctgctgccgTCGCCGCTGCGGCAGCGGCTGCCGTCGCGCCGACGGCCGGCGCCGCGACCACCGCGAACGGCTCGTTGAACGAAGAAGCGGAGAGATACTGTAGAAACTGCGACATCAAATTCAGCTCGCTCAAGACTTACAGAGCCCACAAGACCCACTATTGCAGCACCAGGCACGTGGTGAAGGATACGCCGCCGGCTAGCGCAGCATCCTCGTCGGTGAAGGCGTCGCCGCCGACGAGCGCGAGTCCTGGGGACTCTCCGCCGCCGCAGCCCTGCCTAGCACTGCCCACCAACCCCATCCTTATCGTACCGTACTCGCTTTTCCGGGGAGCTAGTGTGCTGGCTGCGCCGACCCTGCCTGCTCCCGACACTGCTTGCTTCCTCCTGCCAAATG GTCACCTGCAGCCAATGACGAGAGGCCTCGCCGCGACAGCACCCAACACCGTGGTAGAGCCTCCGCCGGTTCTTAGAGCGGCGAACAAGCCGACAACGCCGGCATCGGTTGTAGCGTCGTCCACGTCGCCGCCTGGCTCGGTTCCCCTAGACCTGAGCGTCCGGAAATCGCCGGCGCACCAGGACGAGAAGGAGAACAGGGTATCGCCAGCACCCTCCTCGTTGCCTCCGCCACCGGGCAGCCCGAGATCCAGAGGAAGCGGCAGTCCCAGAGCAAGATCGATCGCTTCCACTCCGACAACGGTTGGCACTGTCCCACCACCCCCACCGACAGAGCTGGCTCTGAGATTAGCGGAGCTACCTCCGCCCACTGTTCCTGGAGTCCTTGTCAAACAAGGTGTCTCGAG GTGTAAGGAGTGCAACATCGTTTTCTGCCGTCACGAGAACTTTGTCGCACACAAGAAGCACTACTGCCAAGCAAGGGAGACAACGGTTAGTAACAGTCCACCTCCGCCAGGCACCCCTTCGCCCCCCTTGGTACAACTAATATGCGCAGCCTGCGGCATTAAGTTCGCCTCCATGGACAACCTAGTGGCCCATCAGGCGTTCTACTGTCCAAAGAGGCCGGAACCGCAGGAACACCATTCGAGATGCACCAAATGCAAG GCTGTCATCGAGCCTGGATCCACCCACGCGTGTAACAGTGGAACAACTGGGGGTTGGAGATGTCCTGTCTGCGGCGCGGTGAGCCCCACGGCGGGGGCTGCACAACGTCACATGGACGCGCATCAGGGTGTGAAGGCTTTCAGGTGCACAATTTGTCGTTACAAGGGTAACACGTTGCGCGGCATGAGAACGCatataaaaatgcactttgaGAAACGGGGAACCGACCTGCAG GAGGAGAACTACATAACGTGCGTACTGGACGACGAGACGGTCCTGCCGACTCCAGAACCGGCTCCAGCTACAACACCAGAAGATATTCCCGCGGAAGTGCAGGTCAACGGCAAGACGGAGATACGGAAGAGTAGTCCTCAGCCTCcgccacctccacctcctccaaCGGTGACGAACAAGGTGAAGCAGGAACGAGAGGACACGCCACCGCCAGAGGAGAGCTTGGATCCCAACAAGAGCGGGCCAAGATACTGTCGATCGTGCGACATCAGCTTCAACTATCTGAGCACGTTCATAGCGCACAAGAAGTTTTACTGTTCGAGCCACGCCGGCGAGGcgagcaacaacaacaacaataacaacaacaacaacaactcGAGcagccacgccacgccaccgCCGAGTGGCAGGACTGAAGCATCTGTACTTTAA
- the Ush gene encoding zinc finger protein ush isoform X1, which yields MSILLWRQRRASQLRAETTLPLTREDEEWSDSERTPSVSSGVEGGGSAVSSPVAPVVEEESSLPPPPRLNHPSSVSVSIANSTAADDIRLRLSVLSEDARKRLASLTEDIEVTRSLRDRHATSKPNQTRESSPKDADEEAMVVVKEEDCQPRSASSSSSSIRRRDSVCRRDSEDSSRRSNADDPPSEKKLKLDDEGTPRLRLNASLATDPALRPAAVAALTVKPENTSPPNPVPPLPAGLQNAIASGRLYVLPTDGKETITVEPARPAPLICPPCGIRFSSASTLEAHRTYYCAHRPRLEEEATNDEDEEKSSKFEVRKAYACPHCSYSADKKVSLNRHMRMHAASPAPSTVQPAPPTVAVAAAAAAAAAAVAAAAAAAVAPTAGAATTANGSLNEEAERYCRNCDIKFSSLKTYRAHKTHYCSTRHVVKDTPPASAASSSVKASPPTSASPGDSPPPQPCLALPTNPILIVPYSLFRGASVLAAPTLPAPDTACFLLPNGHLQPMTRGLAATAPNTVVEPPPVLRAANKPTTPASVVASSTSPPGSVPLDLSVRKSPAHQDEKENRVSPAPSSLPPPPGSPRSRGSGSPRARSIASTPTTVGTVPPPPPTELALRLAELPPPTVPGVLVKQGVSRCKECNIVFCRHENFVAHKKHYCQARETTVSNSPPPPGTPSPPLVQLICAACGIKFASMDNLVAHQAFYCPKRPEPQEHHSRCTKCKAVIEPGSTHACNSGTTGGWRCPVCGAVSPTAGAAQRHMDAHQGVKAFRCTICRYKGNTLRGMRTHIKMHFEKRGTDLQEENYITCVLDDETVLPTPEPAPATTPEDIPAEVQVNGKTEIRKSSPQPPPPPPPPTVTNKVKQEREDTPPPEESLDPNKSGPRYCRSCDISFNYLSTFIAHKKFYCSSHAGEASNNNNNNNNNNNSSSHATPPPSGRTEASVL from the exons GGGAGGACGAGGAATGGAGCGACTCGGAGAGGACACCGTCGGTGAGCAGCGGCGTGGAGGGTGGAGGATCGGCAGTTTCCAGCCCGGTCGCGCCGGTCGTCGAGGAAGAATCGAGCCTTCCACCTCCGCCGAGACTGAACCACCCTTCCTCGGTCTCGGTCTCGATCGCGAATTCGACCGCCGCCGACGATATCAGACTGAGGCTCAGCGTGCTCTCTGAAGACGCTCGAAAGCGGCTGGCTAGTCTTACCGAAGATATCGAG GTTACCAGAAGCCTGAGAGATCGACATGCTACCTCGAAGCCGAATCAGACCCGGGAGTCGAGTCCCAAAGACGCGGACGAGGAGGCGATGGTCGTGGTCAAGGAGGAGGACTGTCAACCGAGGTCcgcgtcgtcctcgtcgtcctcgATCCGGCGGAGAGACTCCGTTTGCCGGAGGGACTCGGAGGACTCCTCGAGACGATCGAACGCGGACGATCCGCCTTCGGAGAAGAAGCTGAAGCTCGACGACGAAGGAACACCAAGACTGAGACTAAATGCTAGTCTGGCGACGGATCCCGCCCTTCGACccgccgccgttgccgcgCTCACCGTCAAACCGGAGAATACCTCGCCGCCAAACCCCGTCCCACCTTTACCTGCCGGCTTGCAAAACG CAATCGCCTCGGGTCGGCTGTACGTGCTGCCAACGGACGGCAAAGAGACGATCACGGTGGAGCCAGCCAGGCCAGCACCCCTGATCTGTCCACCCTGCGGCATCCGCTTCAGTTCGGCTAGCACCCTCGAAGCTCATCGCACCTACTACTGCGCGCATCGTCCTCGCCTCGAGGAGGAGGCGACgaacgacgaggacgaggagaaGTCGAGCAAGTTCGAGGTCAGGAAGGCGTACGCGTGCCCGCACTGCTCGTACAGCGCCGACAAGAAAGTCTCTCTGAACAGACACATGAGGATGCACGCGGCCTCGCCGGCGCCGTCCACGGTACAACCAGCCCCCCCGACCGTGgccgttgccgccgccgccgcagccgccgctgctgccgTCGCCGCTGCGGCAGCGGCTGCCGTCGCGCCGACGGCCGGCGCCGCGACCACCGCGAACGGCTCGTTGAACGAAGAAGCGGAGAGATACTGTAGAAACTGCGACATCAAATTCAGCTCGCTCAAGACTTACAGAGCCCACAAGACCCACTATTGCAGCACCAGGCACGTGGTGAAGGATACGCCGCCGGCTAGCGCAGCATCCTCGTCGGTGAAGGCGTCGCCGCCGACGAGCGCGAGTCCTGGGGACTCTCCGCCGCCGCAGCCCTGCCTAGCACTGCCCACCAACCCCATCCTTATCGTACCGTACTCGCTTTTCCGGGGAGCTAGTGTGCTGGCTGCGCCGACCCTGCCTGCTCCCGACACTGCTTGCTTCCTCCTGCCAAATG GTCACCTGCAGCCAATGACGAGAGGCCTCGCCGCGACAGCACCCAACACCGTGGTAGAGCCTCCGCCGGTTCTTAGAGCGGCGAACAAGCCGACAACGCCGGCATCGGTTGTAGCGTCGTCCACGTCGCCGCCTGGCTCGGTTCCCCTAGACCTGAGCGTCCGGAAATCGCCGGCGCACCAGGACGAGAAGGAGAACAGGGTATCGCCAGCACCCTCCTCGTTGCCTCCGCCACCGGGCAGCCCGAGATCCAGAGGAAGCGGCAGTCCCAGAGCAAGATCGATCGCTTCCACTCCGACAACGGTTGGCACTGTCCCACCACCCCCACCGACAGAGCTGGCTCTGAGATTAGCGGAGCTACCTCCGCCCACTGTTCCTGGAGTCCTTGTCAAACAAGGTGTCTCGAG GTGTAAGGAGTGCAACATCGTTTTCTGCCGTCACGAGAACTTTGTCGCACACAAGAAGCACTACTGCCAAGCAAGGGAGACAACGGTTAGTAACAGTCCACCTCCGCCAGGCACCCCTTCGCCCCCCTTGGTACAACTAATATGCGCAGCCTGCGGCATTAAGTTCGCCTCCATGGACAACCTAGTGGCCCATCAGGCGTTCTACTGTCCAAAGAGGCCGGAACCGCAGGAACACCATTCGAGATGCACCAAATGCAAG GCTGTCATCGAGCCTGGATCCACCCACGCGTGTAACAGTGGAACAACTGGGGGTTGGAGATGTCCTGTCTGCGGCGCGGTGAGCCCCACGGCGGGGGCTGCACAACGTCACATGGACGCGCATCAGGGTGTGAAGGCTTTCAGGTGCACAATTTGTCGTTACAAGGGTAACACGTTGCGCGGCATGAGAACGCatataaaaatgcactttgaGAAACGGGGAACCGACCTGCAG GAGGAGAACTACATAACGTGCGTACTGGACGACGAGACGGTCCTGCCGACTCCAGAACCGGCTCCAGCTACAACACCAGAAGATATTCCCGCGGAAGTGCAGGTCAACGGCAAGACGGAGATACGGAAGAGTAGTCCTCAGCCTCcgccacctccacctcctccaaCGGTGACGAACAAGGTGAAGCAGGAACGAGAGGACACGCCACCGCCAGAGGAGAGCTTGGATCCCAACAAGAGCGGGCCAAGATACTGTCGATCGTGCGACATCAGCTTCAACTATCTGAGCACGTTCATAGCGCACAAGAAGTTTTACTGTTCGAGCCACGCCGGCGAGGcgagcaacaacaacaacaataacaacaacaacaacaactcGAGcagccacgccacgccaccgCCGAGTGGCAGGACTGAAGCATCTGTACTTTAA
- the Ush gene encoding zinc finger protein ush isoform X3, with amino-acid sequence MTSQEGEDEEWSDSERTPSVSSGVEGGGSAVSSPVAPVVEEESSLPPPPRLNHPSSVSVSIANSTAADDIRLRLSVLSEDARKRLASLTEDIEVTRSLRDRHATSKPNQTRESSPKDADEEAMVVVKEEDCQPRSASSSSSSIRRRDSVCRRDSEDSSRRSNADDPPSEKKLKLDDEGTPRLRLNASLATDPALRPAAVAALTVKPENTSPPNPVPPLPAGLQNAIASGRLYVLPTDGKETITVEPARPAPLICPPCGIRFSSASTLEAHRTYYCAHRPRLEEEATNDEDEEKSSKFEVRKAYACPHCSYSADKKVSLNRHMRMHAASPAPSTVQPAPPTVAVAAAAAAAAAAVAAAAAAAVAPTAGAATTANGSLNEEAERYCRNCDIKFSSLKTYRAHKTHYCSTRHVVKDTPPASAASSSVKASPPTSASPGDSPPPQPCLALPTNPILIVPYSLFRGASVLAAPTLPAPDTACFLLPNGHLQPMTRGLAATAPNTVVEPPPVLRAANKPTTPASVVASSTSPPGSVPLDLSVRKSPAHQDEKENRVSPAPSSLPPPPGSPRSRGSGSPRARSIASTPTTVGTVPPPPPTELALRLAELPPPTVPGVLVKQGVSRCKECNIVFCRHENFVAHKKHYCQARETTVSNSPPPPGTPSPPLVQLICAACGIKFASMDNLVAHQAFYCPKRPEPQEHHSRCTKCKAVIEPGSTHACNSGTTGGWRCPVCGAVSPTAGAAQRHMDAHQGVKAFRCTICRYKGNTLRGMRTHIKMHFEKRGTDLQEENYITCVLDDETVLPTPEPAPATTPEDIPAEVQVNGKTEIRKSSPQPPPPPPPPTVTNKVKQEREDTPPPEESLDPNKSGPRYCRSCDISFNYLSTFIAHKKFYCSSHAGEASNNNNNNNNNNNSSSHATPPPSGRTEASVL; translated from the exons GGGAGGACGAGGAATGGAGCGACTCGGAGAGGACACCGTCGGTGAGCAGCGGCGTGGAGGGTGGAGGATCGGCAGTTTCCAGCCCGGTCGCGCCGGTCGTCGAGGAAGAATCGAGCCTTCCACCTCCGCCGAGACTGAACCACCCTTCCTCGGTCTCGGTCTCGATCGCGAATTCGACCGCCGCCGACGATATCAGACTGAGGCTCAGCGTGCTCTCTGAAGACGCTCGAAAGCGGCTGGCTAGTCTTACCGAAGATATCGAG GTTACCAGAAGCCTGAGAGATCGACATGCTACCTCGAAGCCGAATCAGACCCGGGAGTCGAGTCCCAAAGACGCGGACGAGGAGGCGATGGTCGTGGTCAAGGAGGAGGACTGTCAACCGAGGTCcgcgtcgtcctcgtcgtcctcgATCCGGCGGAGAGACTCCGTTTGCCGGAGGGACTCGGAGGACTCCTCGAGACGATCGAACGCGGACGATCCGCCTTCGGAGAAGAAGCTGAAGCTCGACGACGAAGGAACACCAAGACTGAGACTAAATGCTAGTCTGGCGACGGATCCCGCCCTTCGACccgccgccgttgccgcgCTCACCGTCAAACCGGAGAATACCTCGCCGCCAAACCCCGTCCCACCTTTACCTGCCGGCTTGCAAAACG CAATCGCCTCGGGTCGGCTGTACGTGCTGCCAACGGACGGCAAAGAGACGATCACGGTGGAGCCAGCCAGGCCAGCACCCCTGATCTGTCCACCCTGCGGCATCCGCTTCAGTTCGGCTAGCACCCTCGAAGCTCATCGCACCTACTACTGCGCGCATCGTCCTCGCCTCGAGGAGGAGGCGACgaacgacgaggacgaggagaaGTCGAGCAAGTTCGAGGTCAGGAAGGCGTACGCGTGCCCGCACTGCTCGTACAGCGCCGACAAGAAAGTCTCTCTGAACAGACACATGAGGATGCACGCGGCCTCGCCGGCGCCGTCCACGGTACAACCAGCCCCCCCGACCGTGgccgttgccgccgccgccgcagccgccgctgctgccgTCGCCGCTGCGGCAGCGGCTGCCGTCGCGCCGACGGCCGGCGCCGCGACCACCGCGAACGGCTCGTTGAACGAAGAAGCGGAGAGATACTGTAGAAACTGCGACATCAAATTCAGCTCGCTCAAGACTTACAGAGCCCACAAGACCCACTATTGCAGCACCAGGCACGTGGTGAAGGATACGCCGCCGGCTAGCGCAGCATCCTCGTCGGTGAAGGCGTCGCCGCCGACGAGCGCGAGTCCTGGGGACTCTCCGCCGCCGCAGCCCTGCCTAGCACTGCCCACCAACCCCATCCTTATCGTACCGTACTCGCTTTTCCGGGGAGCTAGTGTGCTGGCTGCGCCGACCCTGCCTGCTCCCGACACTGCTTGCTTCCTCCTGCCAAATG GTCACCTGCAGCCAATGACGAGAGGCCTCGCCGCGACAGCACCCAACACCGTGGTAGAGCCTCCGCCGGTTCTTAGAGCGGCGAACAAGCCGACAACGCCGGCATCGGTTGTAGCGTCGTCCACGTCGCCGCCTGGCTCGGTTCCCCTAGACCTGAGCGTCCGGAAATCGCCGGCGCACCAGGACGAGAAGGAGAACAGGGTATCGCCAGCACCCTCCTCGTTGCCTCCGCCACCGGGCAGCCCGAGATCCAGAGGAAGCGGCAGTCCCAGAGCAAGATCGATCGCTTCCACTCCGACAACGGTTGGCACTGTCCCACCACCCCCACCGACAGAGCTGGCTCTGAGATTAGCGGAGCTACCTCCGCCCACTGTTCCTGGAGTCCTTGTCAAACAAGGTGTCTCGAG GTGTAAGGAGTGCAACATCGTTTTCTGCCGTCACGAGAACTTTGTCGCACACAAGAAGCACTACTGCCAAGCAAGGGAGACAACGGTTAGTAACAGTCCACCTCCGCCAGGCACCCCTTCGCCCCCCTTGGTACAACTAATATGCGCAGCCTGCGGCATTAAGTTCGCCTCCATGGACAACCTAGTGGCCCATCAGGCGTTCTACTGTCCAAAGAGGCCGGAACCGCAGGAACACCATTCGAGATGCACCAAATGCAAG GCTGTCATCGAGCCTGGATCCACCCACGCGTGTAACAGTGGAACAACTGGGGGTTGGAGATGTCCTGTCTGCGGCGCGGTGAGCCCCACGGCGGGGGCTGCACAACGTCACATGGACGCGCATCAGGGTGTGAAGGCTTTCAGGTGCACAATTTGTCGTTACAAGGGTAACACGTTGCGCGGCATGAGAACGCatataaaaatgcactttgaGAAACGGGGAACCGACCTGCAG GAGGAGAACTACATAACGTGCGTACTGGACGACGAGACGGTCCTGCCGACTCCAGAACCGGCTCCAGCTACAACACCAGAAGATATTCCCGCGGAAGTGCAGGTCAACGGCAAGACGGAGATACGGAAGAGTAGTCCTCAGCCTCcgccacctccacctcctccaaCGGTGACGAACAAGGTGAAGCAGGAACGAGAGGACACGCCACCGCCAGAGGAGAGCTTGGATCCCAACAAGAGCGGGCCAAGATACTGTCGATCGTGCGACATCAGCTTCAACTATCTGAGCACGTTCATAGCGCACAAGAAGTTTTACTGTTCGAGCCACGCCGGCGAGGcgagcaacaacaacaacaataacaacaacaacaacaactcGAGcagccacgccacgccaccgCCGAGTGGCAGGACTGAAGCATCTGTACTTTAA